Genomic window (Lutra lutra chromosome 6, mLutLut1.2, whole genome shotgun sequence):
CCTCCTGATCTTCTACCTGTTCACTCTGCTGGGAAACGCCACCATCATTGCCTTGGCCCACCTCGACCCACATCTTCAGactcccatgtactttttcctctccAACCTAAGCTTTCTGGACCTGTGTTACACGACCAGCACTGTCCCTCAGCTCCTGGTTCATCTCAGGACAGCAGACAAGTCTATCTCCTTTGGTGGCTGTGTGGCTCAACTCTTCATCTCTCTAGGGTTGGGATCCACAGAATGCGTTCTCTTAGGGGTCATGGCGTTTGACCGCTatgcagccatctgcaagccccTGCAGTACACCGTGATCATGCACCCACGTCTCTGTGCCCTCATGGCTTCTGCATCGTGGTTCATTGGTTTTGCCAACTCTTCACTGGAGACAGTGCTCACATTCCTTTTACCACTTtgtgggagaaataaaatagacCACTTCCTTTGTGAGGTCCCCCCACTGCTCAAGCTTGCCTGTGTTGACACCACTGTGAATGAGTCTGTGCTCTTCTTTGTTGGTGTGGTCATTCTCCTCATACCTGTGATATTAATCACAGTCTCCTATGGTCGGATTGTCAGGGCGGTCTTAAGAATAAAGTCATCTGCAGGGCAGAGGAAAGCGTTTGGCACATGTGGGTCCCACATCACAGTGGTCTCCCTGTTCTATGGCACTGGCATCTATGCTTACCTCCAGCCCAGCAACAACTACTCCCAGGATCAGGGCaagtttgtttctctgttctacACCATCGTCACCCCCATGGTCAACCCCATCATATATACACTGCGGAACAAGGATGTGACGGGAGCAATGAAGAAGGTGTTTTGCAGGGGCCATGACTCTAGATGACTGGGCAGGGAAGACCCTTTGATGGATTACTTTGAATGCTAGAGCTTTTAAGATGATTGTCTCCTTCCCCGTCATCCAAAATTTCTTCTGACAACTGTTCTGTGGGAATTTTCTTACCTGATGCTTTTATGTAAGTGAGTGCTCAAAATCTAAGTCCATGGATTCATGCAGCCTCCAGAGATATGACCTAGTGTCCTAGAGCATCTGCAtcatagtattatttttaaaactctgcagGTTTTTTTTAAGAGCCCTTCCCAATCCTTTGGGAACACTATTCCATTTCTACTTGCAAGAAGACATTCAAACACATACTATATAGGCATAGGGAAAATAGGAACCAATAAaacactacaggaaatattaaccTTTTAGCATTTTCTGGCAATTGTTGGGGGTCATTTTACATACTCATATTTTGTGATCATGACTCCTATTGGGAGGCCCGTAGGCTGACTGTATCACAGTGTTTTCACAGAAGTAGGTGGGCAACTGTGAAACAAAATTTCAGCTCAAAGAAAACCCTTCTAATATCAATCCTGATAAATCCACTTGGATATCAGGACCTGGTGTGATGTCTCCAGTGTGACAGTGGTTTTATGTAGACTTTGTCACAAGAGGGGGAGGATATAATGCATATCTGCCAGTGACAATGGGAGCATCAGCTGGTAATACTCTTGAGAGTGCTTATGTGTAATAAGAAACATCCATGTAAGTACACAAGTTGCTTATGTAGCTTGTGAGCCATCCTGTTCattaaaaatgactttctttttaaagtttttttaaataatttttaaatttttttataaacatataatgtattattagccctagaggtacaggtctgtgaatcaccaggtttacacacttcacagcactcaccatagcacagaccttccccaatgtccataaccccaccaccctctccctacccgcctccccctggcaacccgcagtttgttttgtgagattaagagtctcttatggtttgtctccctcccgatcccatcttgtttcatttattcttttcctacccctcaagccCCCCACATTGAATCTCcacttcctcgtatcagggagatcatatgatagttgtctttctccaattgacttattttgctaagcataataccctctagttccatccatattgtcgcaaatggcaagattgcatttcttttgatggctgtatagtattccattgtgtgtgtgtgtgtgtgtgtgtgtgtgtgtgtgtgtgtgtatacaccacatcttctttatccattcatctgttgacggacatctaggttcttcccatagtttggctattgtggacattgctgctataaacatttgggtgcatgtgccccctcgaatcactatgtttgtatctttagggtaaatacccagtagtgcaattgctgggttg
Coding sequences:
- the LOC125101997 gene encoding putative olfactory receptor 2B8 is translated as MRQQRMEQKNGSSFTGFILLGFSDRPQLQLVLFVVLLIFYLFTLLGNATIIALAHLDPHLQTPMYFFLSNLSFLDLCYTTSTVPQLLVHLRTADKSISFGGCVAQLFISLGLGSTECVLLGVMAFDRYAAICKPLQYTVIMHPRLCALMASASWFIGFANSSLETVLTFLLPLCGRNKIDHFLCEVPPLLKLACVDTTVNESVLFFVGVVILLIPVILITVSYGRIVRAVLRIKSSAGQRKAFGTCGSHITVVSLFYGTGIYAYLQPSNNYSQDQGKFVSLFYTIVTPMVNPIIYTLRNKDVTGAMKKVFCRGHDSR